Below is a genomic region from Alkalinema sp. FACHB-956.
ACGGCCCAGGTAACGATGATCAGGGCAATGCTGCCTTGCAAGTCACGTTCCGGATTCCGGTACTCGTGGACGACGCTCATTAGATCCTTGCCGCGCTGTCTATGCTAGAGCAGTGAGATAGAGTCGTCAGGCGGTACAGAAAAGTTGCCTCTGCCCTCTATCCTCACTGTTTCTTACGTTCACTGTTGTCTTGGATCGTCTGTTGGATAGGATATTGCTCCAAAACAACTTTCAAATACTGGCCTGTATAGGATTCAGGGATCTGGGCCACTTCATCCGGCGTTCCCACCGCCACAACTTCGCCCCCCCGATCGCCCCCTTCTGGCCCCAGATCAATAATCCAATCGGAACACCGAATCACATCTAGGTTGTGTTCAATCATCAACACCGAATTACCCTTATCCACCAAGCGTTGCACAACATCCAGTAACTTGTGCACATCGTAAAACGATAAGCCCGTCGTCGGTTCATCGATCAGGTATAACGTCTTGCCCGTGGCTCGCCGCGACAATTCCGACGCTAGCTTCACCCGCTGCGCCTCCCCACCGGACAGCGTCGGAGCCGTTTGCCCAATTTTCATATAGCCCAAACCCACATCGTAGAGCGTTTGCAACCGCGTCGCCGCCTGGGGAATATTTTGGAAAAAGGCCAACGCTTCCTCCACCGTCATATCCAAAACATCGGAAATAGACTTGTCTTTAAATTTGACTTGCAACGTTTCCCGGTTGTAGCGCTTGCCTTTACACACTTCGCACTGCACATAGACATCGGGCAGAAAGTTCATTTCAATGACGTTCACGCCCTGTCCCGAGCAGCCTTCACAGCGTCCGCCTTTGACGTTAAACGAAAACTGCCCCGGTTTATAGCCCCGTGCCTTCGCTTCGATCGTCCCCGAAAAAACCTCCCGAATCACGTCAAACACCCCCGTATAGGTGGCAGGATTCGATCGTGGTGTGCGGCCAATGGGCGACTGGTCAATGACGATCGCCTTATCTAGGGTATCTAGCCCCAAAATCTTCTCAACCGCCTTGGGAAAGGGCACCTTATGGCCGAAGTGGTGCTGGATGGCGGGATGGAGCAGTTCATTGACCAGGGTGGACTTACCCGAGCCGGACACCCCCGTAATGCAAACCAATTTCCCCAAGGGAATTTCCACATTGATGTTGCGCAGATTGTTGCGAGTTGCCCCCTGAATCACCAGCGATCGGCCATTGCCTTCCCGCCGTTCCGCTGGCGTCGCAATCACCCGCCGCCCTGATAAATAGGCCCCCGTCAGCGAGTCTTCCGCCTGTAATAAATCCTCCACACTGCCCTGGGAGACAATGTGCCCCCCATGCACCCCCGCGCCGGGGCCAATATCAACTACGTAATCCGCTGCACGAATGGTTTCTTCATCGTGTTCCACAACAATTAAGGTATTACCTAAATCTCGTAATTTAGTCAGGGTGTTCAACAGTCGCGTATTGTCCCGCTGATGCAAACCAATACTCGGCTCATCCAGAACATACAACACACCCGTCAATCCTGAACCAATCTGCGTTGCCAAGCGAATCCGTTGCGCTTCCCCGCCGGACAGGGTCATCGCCGGTCGATCGAGGGTGAGATAGTCCAACCCCACATCCAGCAAAAACTGTAACCGTGCCCGAATTTCCCGCAGTACCAGATCAGCAATTTTGGCCTGTTTCTCCGTCAATTGCATATCATTGACCCGGCGCAGACATTCCCGAATGGATACCCCGGTTAAGTCATGGATGTGGTACTGCCCAATCCGCACGGCCAGCGCTTCCGGCTTGAGGCGATAGCCCTGACAGTCTTCGCAGGTTTGATCGATGAGGTATTGCTCTAACTTTTGCTTGTAAACATCGGAAGTCGTTTCTTGGTACTGCCGCTCCAGCATGGGCAATGCCCCTTCATAGCGACGATGGTAGCCCTTCGCTTCCCGATAGCGAGACTCCGTTTGTATCCAAATCGGTTCCGGCGATCCGTGGAGTAAAATGTCCTGCTGATCTTCCGTCAGCTTTTCCCAAGGAGTTTGAATATCAAATTCGTAGGCTTCTGCCACGCTGCACAGGAGCGACAGGTAGTAGGTGTTGTCCTTGTCTGACCAAGGCGCGATCGCGGCATAGACGGGCAGTTTAGGATTGGGAATGATTAAATCGGGGGAAAACTTGCGTAAACTTCCCAACCCATGGCAATTGGGGCAGGCTCCGTAGGGCGAGTTGAAGGAAAAGAGCCGAGGTGATAATTCCTCCATGACGGCACCATGTTCCGGACAGGCAAAGTTCTCCGAAAACACGAGATCAGCTAGGGGTTCCGCTAGGGGTTCCGCCACCTTGCCATAGCTGCCTCC
It encodes:
- the uvrA gene encoding excinuclease ABC subunit UvrA yields the protein MAKRPGKSSKPDTASVLSDRLPSVGSRSNPSNTIRIRGARQHNLKNIDLELPREQLVVFTGVSGSGKSSLAFDTIFAEGQRRYVESLSAYARQFLGQVDKPDVDAIEGLSPAISIDQKSTSHNPRSTVGTVTEIYDYLRLLFGRAGAPHCPECDRSIAPQAIDQMCDRVMELPDRTKFQILAPVVRGKKGTHKKLISSLASEGFARVRIDGEVRELSDSIELEKNKFHDIEIVVDRLIKKAGIEERLVDSLGTCLKHSGGIAVINILQDEKKNDSNVIELPTAQQSSDLKAAEAGGSYGKVAEPLAEPLADLVFSENFACPEHGAVMEELSPRLFSFNSPYGACPNCHGLGSLRKFSPDLIIPNPKLPVYAAIAPWSDKDNTYYLSLLCSVAEAYEFDIQTPWEKLTEDQQDILLHGSPEPIWIQTESRYREAKGYHRRYEGALPMLERQYQETTSDVYKQKLEQYLIDQTCEDCQGYRLKPEALAVRIGQYHIHDLTGVSIRECLRRVNDMQLTEKQAKIADLVLREIRARLQFLLDVGLDYLTLDRPAMTLSGGEAQRIRLATQIGSGLTGVLYVLDEPSIGLHQRDNTRLLNTLTKLRDLGNTLIVVEHDEETIRAADYVVDIGPGAGVHGGHIVSQGSVEDLLQAEDSLTGAYLSGRRVIATPAERREGNGRSLVIQGATRNNLRNINVEIPLGKLVCITGVSGSGKSTLVNELLHPAIQHHFGHKVPFPKAVEKILGLDTLDKAIVIDQSPIGRTPRSNPATYTGVFDVIREVFSGTIEAKARGYKPGQFSFNVKGGRCEGCSGQGVNVIEMNFLPDVYVQCEVCKGKRYNRETLQVKFKDKSISDVLDMTVEEALAFFQNIPQAATRLQTLYDVGLGYMKIGQTAPTLSGGEAQRVKLASELSRRATGKTLYLIDEPTTGLSFYDVHKLLDVVQRLVDKGNSVLMIEHNLDVIRCSDWIIDLGPEGGDRGGEVVAVGTPDEVAQIPESYTGQYLKVVLEQYPIQQTIQDNSERKKQ